The genomic stretch CTATCTTGTTGACCTCTTTTGCGTTGATTACAAAGAATACCTCGAACTCGTCTATTTCTTTAATACACATAAAGAATTGTGCCGGATCAAGGTGACACTGAAGCTTGACCCTGGTAAGCCCGTTGCGCCTACGATTTCCCATGTCTATACAATGGCGCGCTGGTATGAACGGGAGGTTCACGAATTCTTCGGCGTCTATTTCGAAGGCCATCCGAACCTCACGTATCTTTTCCTCCACGATGGGATCGACCATTACCCGCTGCGCAAAGAACATGTCCCTGTTCCTGATGATGACAAACGATTGCTTAATTCCTTCAAACCCCAGGAGGAAGAAGATTGTTTCTTCATCAACCTCGGTCCGCAGCATCCAAGCACACACGGGGTGCTCAGGGTCGTCCTGAAGATGGATGGGGAATACATTGTTGACGCGGAGCCGGTTCTTGGCTATCTCCACAGGATGCACGAAAAGATGGCAGAGAACAGGACCTATACGCAGTTCCTGCCGAATCCTGCGAGGATGGACTATCCGGGGGCGCTGTTTTTCAACCTCGCGCACGTGGAGACAGTTGAAAAACTATGCGGCATCGCGGTCCCGGAGCGTGCGAAGTATATAAGGACCATCACCTGTGAGCTGAACAGGATCGCAAGCCACCTCTTATGGCTCGGCGCCTTCCCCGCAGACCTCGGGGCACTGACGCCCTTTATGTATACCTTCGACGACAGGGAAAACATCCTCGATATCCTTGAAAATGTTACGGGGTCGAGACTGACCTACTGCTATTTCCGCTTTGGCGGTCTATACAATGATATTGACGAAGAAAGCTTTATCGATGCCACAAAACGCTTCATAGAACGGATGCGTGAACGGCTCGTGATGTACGACAAGCTCATTACCGGCAACGTGATCTTCATAAACAGGGTGAAAAATACCGGCATCCTTGAGCAGGAGCAGGCCCGAAAATACGGATTCTCCGGTCCCACCATCAGGAGCACCGGCATACCCTTCGACATGAGAAAGGTTGATCCCTATGAGGCATACGGTAGTATCGATTTTGAGATCCCGACAGGGCATACAGGGGATAACATGGACCGCTACCTGGTGCGGATAAAGGAGATGGAGATCAGCCTCAACATTATTGAAGAAGGTATTAAGAGACTGCCCTCCGGTCCGTTCCAGACCGAAAAAGTACCGAAAAAGCTGAAACCCCCGAAAGGCGACATATACCACGCCATAGAATCGACACGGGGCGAGACCGGCGTATATATTGTGAGCGACGAGAGTGATACGCCTTACAGGATGAGATGGAGGGTGCCTTCTTACTCAAACCTCATGGTCTTCCCGTATCTTGCACGGGGAGTGCTCATCGCCGATGCGATCGCATCGCTCGGGAGTTTTGATATTGTTGTGCCGGAGATAGACAGGTGAAACAGCTTAGAGCTGAGAGCGTAGAGCGGAGAGTAAATAAAAAAGAAGGTTAAGCGGATAGATGCTGAATGATCTGAACACGCTGATGCAGATAGTCGGGAAAGAGGTGGTAAGGACCGTATTGGGCCTTGTCGGCGTCTTCATTGTTGTCCTCGGCAATGCTATTATGCTTACGTGGACAGAACGGAAGGTCGCAGGCCATATGCAAAGAAGGATAGGGCCAAAAGAGGTAGGTCCCTTCGGTCTTCTCCAGTCCATTGCCGACAGCGTGAAGCTTCTGGGAAAAGAGCTGCTCACACCGGCCAATGTCGAGAAACCCCTCTATTTCTTAGCCCCGTCGCTGATCTTCGTCCCCGTGCTTGTCTCCTTTATCGTTATACCCTTTGATGGATTTCTGCAGGTCAAGGATATAAATGTCGGGATACTTGTTATACTCGCATTTTCTTCCCTCACTGTTCTGTCAATACTTATCGCGGGATGGGGTTCTGCCAACAAGTACTCGCTCATCGGTGCCGTGCGGAGCGTCGCGCAGAACATTGCCTACGAGATACCCCTGCTGCTTTCGCTTCTGCCCGTTATCTTCATGGCGAACTCTTTCTCTCTCAGGGATATCGTGGAAGCGCAGAAAGGATTATGGTTTGTGATCTATCAGCCTGTCGCCTTTCTCATCTTTTTTATTGCCAGCGTCGCGGAGACGAACAGGACGCCTTTCGATCTGCCTGAGGCGGAGAGTGAGCTGGTTGCCGGCTTCCATACTGAATATTCCGGCATGAGGTTTTCCCTTTTCTTCCTTGCTGAATACACGAACATGTTTATCGTCAGCGCCATCGCCGTAACGTTCTTCCTCGGAGGTTATCAGGGTCCTATACTGCCGGGAGTCATCTGGTTTTTCATGAAGACCTACCTGCTTGTTTTTGTCATACTATGGTTCAGATGGACATTCCCGCGTGTGAGGTTTGATCAGCTCCTTAATTTTTCCTGGAAGATACTGATACCGGTCTCCTTCCTCAATCTGCTTGTGACAGGAGGGATCCTGAAGTTATGACAAACAGAATATGTTTCGAGTTTCGAGTTTCGAGTTTCGAGTTAGAAAAAAATGCAGTAAATCCACAACATAAAGGTTCGGTAACGGCATGAGAGTTGTTGTCGACATCATAAAGGGTGCTTATTCACTCATTGTAGGTATGGGTGTGACTATCAGGGCCTTCTTCAGCCCTGTCGTGACATGCCAGTACCCGCGCCAGTTAATAAACATTTCACCCCGCTTCCGGTGTCATACAAAGCTTGTCGGGGATAATGAAAATCCTGACAGGACACGATGTATCGTCTGCGGTATGTGTGAGAGGAATTGTCCATCAAACTCCATAAAAAAGATAGAAGGTGAAAAGAAGGAGGGCGAAAAGAAAAAAACCGCCACGTCCTATATCCTTGATTTTACGACCTGCAGCCAATGCGGTATCTGCGTGGAGACCTGCCCCGTTGACGCCCTTGCGTTCTCCGATGATTATAATCCTGTGGGATACAGGCGGGAAGACTTTCATTACGATCTGGTAAAAGAATATGAAAAGAGGAAGAAGGCAGGATGATCTTCGCTGACATTATATTCATTCTCATTATCCTTGTGACGTTGGCAGGGGCCCTGATAACGGTCCTGTCAGGTTCTATCATCTACGCCCTGATCGGGCTCGTCATTACTATGTTCGGCATCGCCGGACTTTATATCTACCTCAACGCGCCGTTTTTGGCGATGATGCAGATCCTGATCTACGTCGGCGCCATTACGGTGCTTATCGCCTTCGCGATCATGCTTGTCGGTCCGTTATACAAGAAGCCGAAGGAGTGGACCTATCCTCTGAAGTTCATCATCGCTGCTGTTGTAGCACTCTTTTCTTTCTTTGTTTTCGCAAAGATCATATTGAAGACACAATGGGCCGGTCTTTTAAAGCCGTTTACCGTATCGACAAAGGATATCGGCAGGCTCTTACTCGACAGACTCACATTTCCCTTTGAGCTCATCTCCCTTCTTATCGTTGTCGCTATCATCGGCGCTGTTATGCTTTCCCTTTACTCAAGAGGTGAAAAATGACAGGGGTGGGACTTTATAACAGCTTGAATATATACCTTTTCGTTGGTCTCGTTCTGCTTACCTGCGGAATACTGGGTGTTGTGTACCGGAGGACCCTTGTCAGCATGCTCATATCGATGGAGCTTATCATGAACGGGGCAGGGCTCAACCTTGTGGCCTTCAACAGGTTCATCGCGCCTGACAACGCCAACGGCATGGCCTTTACATTGTTCATCATGGGTATTGCCGCGGCAGAGGCCGCTATAGCGCTTGCCATCATCATACTCGTCTTCAGGAAGTTCAGGCACGTTGAAGGATCGCAATTGAAGGAGATGAAAGACTGACCATGCAGATAGAGAGTATACGACCGCTCATACCTGTTCTCATTGTACTCGTGGTGTCTATCCTCATCTCCCTCTCGAGGAAAAGGCCCAACCTGCGTGAAGGCTGGTCTGTGGCGGGGTCGATCCTGACCTTTATTGCTGTCGCTTCGATGGTGCCTGATATTATGGGCGGCAACAGGATCGTCTACACGCTCTCGACGATCGCACCGGGTATCTCCCTCAATTTCAGGGTTGATGCCCTCTCGCTTATATTCGGCATTGTCTCGTCGTTCTTGTGGATCTTTGCCACCTTCTACAATATCGGTTACATGAGATCCCTCGACGAACACGCCCAAACCCGGTATTACACATGTTTTGCCATTGCGATACTCGGGGCGCAGGGTGTTTCATATTCGGGGAGTCTCTTTTCGCTCTACCTCTTCTATGAGATCATTACGATATTTACCTACCCACTTGTCGCTCATCATCAGGACGAGGAAGGATACGCGGGCGCAAAGAAGTATATCGTCTACCTCATGGGGACATCGAAGGGGCTTCTGCTCCCGGCTGTAGTCCTGACGTACGTCATGACAGGAAACCTCGATTTTTCCGACAATATCCTGACCGGTATTTTCTCGAAAGATACAAACAGCATCTGGATAACCGTCACGTACATCCTTTTCCTCTTCGGTTTTGCGAAGGCAGCTATCATGCCACTCCATAACTGGCTCCCTTCGGCCATGGTCGCTCCCACTCCGGTAAGTGCGCTGCTCCATGCCGTGGCGGTCGTGAAGGCCGGGGTATTCTGCATCGCAAGGGTCATGCTCTCTGTATTCGGGGTGGAGCTATTGAATAACCTTCACCTCGGCATCTGGACAGCCTATTTTGTCTCCATCACCATCCTGCTCGCGTCGATTATAGCCCTTACAAAAGACGACCTTAAGGCAAGGCTTGCCTATTCAACGGTAAGCCAGCTTTCCTATATCATTCTCGGTGTGGCGCTCCTCGATGCGTCAGGCGTACTCGGAGGCATCATCCATATCGTCAACCACGGTTTCAGCAAGATCACCCTCTTTTTCTGCGCCGGGGCGATATTTGTTGCGACCCGCAAGAAAAAGATAAGCGACATGGAGGGGATCGGTTACGCGATGCCCTTCACGATGGGTGCCTTTGCGATAGCGTCGCTGAGCATGATCGGCGTACCGCCGGTCGCAGGTTTTGTTACGAAGTGGTACCTCCTCCACGGCGCCCTTGAGATACACAACATCCCCATAGTGATCGTCCTCATGGCAAGCACGCTCCTCAATGCGGGATATTTTGCGCCGATTACCTTCAAGGCGTTCTTCAAGGGCAAACAGGGTGCATGGAAGCGGAGCGATATCAAAGAAGCGCCCCTGACAATGGTGGTGCCCATTGTCCTTGCCTCCCTCATATCCGTTGCGCTCGGTCTGTTCCCGGAATTCTTCGTAAATCTTATCGGGAGGATGATGCCGTGAACACAGACAAGAGCGTTGCGAGTTACAAGTTGCGAGTTGCGAGTTTGAACCGAGAATATACAAGTTCAGGATTTAATGTTTCAAGAGGTGCTGGCAGATGGACTTTGTAAAATACATTGACTTCCTGAGAAGGAACATGAAGACGCTGAAAAAGGTTCTCATTGCCTATCTTGTCGCGGTAGTGATCTTTGACGTGGTCCTGCCCAGGGATGAGGCGCATGCCCATTACTGGATCGACAAGGTCTTTGCCTTCTGGACGGCGTTCAGTATCGTTGGCTGTTTCCTTCTCATAAAGATAGGGAAAGGGATAGCGCATCTCTTTCTTTCAAAGGACGAGGATTACTATGGATAGGTGGGTACACCCGGCGATCTTCTTCTATATCGGCAGTCTCCTGCTTCCTTTTATGAAAGGGAAAGCGAGGAAGTTCTTCATCCTTTTCATCCCGGTGCTTTCGATCATCGATGTTGCCCTTATGCACGCCGGCACCTACGGGAGCTACCGGTTTCTGAATATGAACATCGTTTTCGGCAGGGTGGACAAGCTGAGCCTTGTCTTTGCCTGGGTCTTTGTTATCATGGCCTTTCTCGGGGCCCTCTATGCGCTCCATGTAAAAGAGGACGGGCATCACATTGCGGGCGCCTTCTACGTGGGAAGCTCACTGGGCGCCATCTTCGCCGGGGATTACCTGACCCTCTTTATCTTCTGGGAGGCTATGGCCTTCTCGTCGGTGTTCCTTGTCTGGTACAGAAAAGAAAAGCGGTCCGTCGATGCCGGATACCGGTATCTCCTTATGCACGTATTCGGCGGTCTCCTGTTCTTTACGGGGATGTTGTTCTACTACTTCAAGACAGGCACCCTTGTCTTTGACAGGATATTCCCCGACAACGCAGGTCTCGCAGAATACCTTATCCTGGCGGGATTTTCCCTTAATGCCGCCGTATTGCCCCTCCATGCGTGGCTGCCCGATGCATATCCGGAGGCGACCGTCGAAGGCGCTGTTTTCATGTGTGCCTTCACAACAAAAACGGCCGTATATGTCCTCGCGCGGGGTTTTCCGGGGTTCGAGGTCCTTGCCATTCTCGGGACGGCGATGACCGTCTACGGTGTTTTCTATGCTGTCATAGAAAATGATATGCGGAGGGTCCTTGCGTACCACATCATAAGCCAGGTCGGATACATGGTTGCGGGTGTCGGGATAGGGACGGAGCTTGCGCTCAACGGCGCCTGTGCCCATGCCTTTGCACACATATTGTACAAGGCCCTTCTCTTCATGGGGGCAGGGGCTGTTCTCTATATGACGGGAACGGCGAAGATGTCGAAACTCGGCGGCCTCTATAAGTACATGCCCCTTACGATGATCTTTTATGTTGTCGGGGCCGTGTCTATTTCAGGGTTCCCGCTGTTCAGCGGTTTTGTAAGTAAATCGATGATCGTCGCGTCAGCCCACGAAAAGGGCAGGCTCATGCTCATGTCATGGATGAACCTTGCGGGTATCGGCACGTTCCTCTCTGTGGGTCTCAAGGTCACGTACTTTACGTTCTTCGGCAAGGAGTCGGAGATCAAGACGAAGGAACCGCCGAAGAACATGCTCTGGGCAATGGGCATCACATCGGCGCTCTGCTTCATTATCGGCGTATACCCCAGGGCACTCTATGACCTTTTGCCATTCCCCGTGGAATATCACCCTTACACCCTCCCCCATCTCTCGGAGATGCTGCAGATACTCTCGTTCACGGGGCTTGTTTTCTTCCTTCTCGTGAAAAAACTTCAGCCCGAGGCAAAACTCAATCTCGATATAGACTGGTTTTACAGGAAAGGCGCCTGGGTCTTTATGAAACTTGACGAACGGGTGATAAGCGTTGTCGATACCTTCTGGGGAGAACTCTACCGGACAGTAGGTCTAAAGGTTCTTTTCAAGAATGCGGGTATTTCATATGGTTTTGACAGGAACGTCATTGATGGCGTTGTTGATGGTTCTGCCGTCGCCGTCCGCGGGGCAGGCTCGATCGTGCGAAGGCTCCAGACAGGAAAGATACAGGCCTATATCGGCCTTTCTCTCTTTCTGTTTTTCCTGATCCTGTGGTTTGTACTGAGGGGGATGTAGCGATATGACGACGGCGCTCCATAAATACCTGATCATGAATACACTCAGTTTTCCAATCCTTTCGGTGGCGATATTTCTTCCTCTTGCAGGGGCGATCCTCCTTCTTTTCATGCGGGGAGAGCGAAGCATTAAAGTGACGGCCCTCATAACGGCTATTATTAATTTTCCCTTGTCCCTTTTTCTCTTTTCCAGATTTGATGTCGGAGCGGACAGGTTCCAGTTCGGGGAGTTCATCCCGTGGGTCCCATCATATAACATCAATTATATCCTCGGGATCGACGGTATAACGATCTTCCTTATCCTCCTGACAACACTTCTTGCCCCGCTTTGCATCCTCTGCTCATGGACTGCCATCGAGCGCAGGGTAAAGGAGTTCATGTTCTGTCTTCTCATTATGGAGACCGCCATGATCGGCGTCTTCTGCGCCCTCGACTTTATCCTCTTCTACGTCTTCTGGGAGGCGATGCTCATTCCCATGTACCTGCTCATCGCTATATGGGGAGGACCGCGGAAGGATTATGCCTCCATCAAGTTCTTCATATATACGCTGTTCGGCAGTGTATTCCTCCTTGTCGCGATTATCGCCGTGTACCTTGTGACAAACACATTCAGCATCCCCGATGCGATGTTCCGTGACTACGACTTTACTTTCCAGATATGGGTATTTCTTGCCTTTGCCATTGCCTTTGCCATAAAGGTCCCCATGTTCCCCTTTCATACGTGGCTT from Syntrophorhabdaceae bacterium encodes the following:
- a CDS encoding NADH-quinone oxidoreductase subunit D; translation: MVKTVLEEITNAFRSVDVRETPYTEKGYHLSVDARKENVLSIVEFLDRRGFYLVDLFCVDYKEYLELVYFFNTHKELCRIKVTLKLDPGKPVAPTISHVYTMARWYEREVHEFFGVYFEGHPNLTYLFLHDGIDHYPLRKEHVPVPDDDKRLLNSFKPQEEEDCFFINLGPQHPSTHGVLRVVLKMDGEYIVDAEPVLGYLHRMHEKMAENRTYTQFLPNPARMDYPGALFFNLAHVETVEKLCGIAVPERAKYIRTITCELNRIASHLLWLGAFPADLGALTPFMYTFDDRENILDILENVTGSRLTYCYFRFGGLYNDIDEESFIDATKRFIERMRERLVMYDKLITGNVIFINRVKNTGILEQEQARKYGFSGPTIRSTGIPFDMRKVDPYEAYGSIDFEIPTGHTGDNMDRYLVRIKEMEISLNIIEEGIKRLPSGPFQTEKVPKKLKPPKGDIYHAIESTRGETGVYIVSDESDTPYRMRWRVPSYSNLMVFPYLARGVLIADAIASLGSFDIVVPEIDR
- the nuoH gene encoding NADH-quinone oxidoreductase subunit NuoH; protein product: MLNDLNTLMQIVGKEVVRTVLGLVGVFIVVLGNAIMLTWTERKVAGHMQRRIGPKEVGPFGLLQSIADSVKLLGKELLTPANVEKPLYFLAPSLIFVPVLVSFIVIPFDGFLQVKDINVGILVILAFSSLTVLSILIAGWGSANKYSLIGAVRSVAQNIAYEIPLLLSLLPVIFMANSFSLRDIVEAQKGLWFVIYQPVAFLIFFIASVAETNRTPFDLPEAESELVAGFHTEYSGMRFSLFFLAEYTNMFIVSAIAVTFFLGGYQGPILPGVIWFFMKTYLLVFVILWFRWTFPRVRFDQLLNFSWKILIPVSFLNLLVTGGILKL
- a CDS encoding 4Fe-4S dicluster domain-containing protein, with the protein product MRVVVDIIKGAYSLIVGMGVTIRAFFSPVVTCQYPRQLINISPRFRCHTKLVGDNENPDRTRCIVCGMCERNCPSNSIKKIEGEKKEGEKKKTATSYILDFTTCSQCGICVETCPVDALAFSDDYNPVGYRREDFHYDLVKEYEKRKKAG
- a CDS encoding NADH-quinone oxidoreductase subunit J, with product MIFADIIFILIILVTLAGALITVLSGSIIYALIGLVITMFGIAGLYIYLNAPFLAMMQILIYVGAITVLIAFAIMLVGPLYKKPKEWTYPLKFIIAAVVALFSFFVFAKIILKTQWAGLLKPFTVSTKDIGRLLLDRLTFPFELISLLIVVAIIGAVMLSLYSRGEK
- the nuoK gene encoding NADH-quinone oxidoreductase subunit NuoK — its product is MTGVGLYNSLNIYLFVGLVLLTCGILGVVYRRTLVSMLISMELIMNGAGLNLVAFNRFIAPDNANGMAFTLFIMGIAAAEAAIALAIIILVFRKFRHVEGSQLKEMKD
- a CDS encoding monovalent cation/H+ antiporter subunit D family protein, coding for MQIESIRPLIPVLIVLVVSILISLSRKRPNLREGWSVAGSILTFIAVASMVPDIMGGNRIVYTLSTIAPGISLNFRVDALSLIFGIVSSFLWIFATFYNIGYMRSLDEHAQTRYYTCFAIAILGAQGVSYSGSLFSLYLFYEIITIFTYPLVAHHQDEEGYAGAKKYIVYLMGTSKGLLLPAVVLTYVMTGNLDFSDNILTGIFSKDTNSIWITVTYILFLFGFAKAAIMPLHNWLPSAMVAPTPVSALLHAVAVVKAGVFCIARVMLSVFGVELLNNLHLGIWTAYFVSITILLASIIALTKDDLKARLAYSTVSQLSYIILGVALLDASGVLGGIIHIVNHGFSKITLFFCAGAIFVATRKKKISDMEGIGYAMPFTMGAFAIASLSMIGVPPVAGFVTKWYLLHGALEIHNIPIVIVLMASTLLNAGYFAPITFKAFFKGKQGAWKRSDIKEAPLTMVVPIVLASLISVALGLFPEFFVNLIGRMMP
- a CDS encoding Na(+)/H(+) antiporter subunit D is translated as MDRWVHPAIFFYIGSLLLPFMKGKARKFFILFIPVLSIIDVALMHAGTYGSYRFLNMNIVFGRVDKLSLVFAWVFVIMAFLGALYALHVKEDGHHIAGAFYVGSSLGAIFAGDYLTLFIFWEAMAFSSVFLVWYRKEKRSVDAGYRYLLMHVFGGLLFFTGMLFYYFKTGTLVFDRIFPDNAGLAEYLILAGFSLNAAVLPLHAWLPDAYPEATVEGAVFMCAFTTKTAVYVLARGFPGFEVLAILGTAMTVYGVFYAVIENDMRRVLAYHIISQVGYMVAGVGIGTELALNGACAHAFAHILYKALLFMGAGAVLYMTGTAKMSKLGGLYKYMPLTMIFYVVGAVSISGFPLFSGFVSKSMIVASAHEKGRLMLMSWMNLAGIGTFLSVGLKVTYFTFFGKESEIKTKEPPKNMLWAMGITSALCFIIGVYPRALYDLLPFPVEYHPYTLPHLSEMLQILSFTGLVFFLLVKKLQPEAKLNLDIDWFYRKGAWVFMKLDERVISVVDTFWGELYRTVGLKVLFKNAGISYGFDRNVIDGVVDGSAVAVRGAGSIVRRLQTGKIQAYIGLSLFLFFLILWFVLRGM